The following proteins are encoded in a genomic region of Coffea eugenioides isolate CCC68of chromosome 6, Ceug_1.0, whole genome shotgun sequence:
- the LOC113774338 gene encoding sodium transporter HKT1-like, translating into MMRFVNFGKSMKYNFNHLNTKACLYKSLLSVLHFLLFGVNKFWIELSYFISFSVIGYLALKISSPKDASFSPQDFDIFFMSVSAVTVSSMSTVEMEVFSNAQLILLTIFMFLGGEVFTSLLGLQLMKFKRSHQIQKTENKIDRFSTDDQQLGNDQKPDSIPESGVTSFQGQESINRASDLLAFSILCYLLVVHLLGSVSISIYNSTIPSANEVLRKKGLNLITFSVFTTVSTFANCGFVPTNENMMVFKKNSGLLLIMFPQLLLGNTLYPACLRSFIWFLSKITKRSEFAYLLKNPRALGYDHLFSDLHSIFLAITVFGFILAQFVLFSLLEWHSGATAGLSAYEKLMGSLFQVVNSRHAGESVFDLSLITPAIIVLFVLMMYLPPYTSFLPIKDGKCFPATEKKTRAKRKNILDYLLFSQLTYLVLFVILICITEREKLNEDPLNFNLLSVVVEVISGYGNVGFSMGYSCGRQVKPGNNCKDASYGFAGKWSTQGKFILIIVMFFGRLKKFNTKGGKAWRLS; encoded by the exons ATGATGCGCTTTGTTAATTTTGGAAAGAGTATGAAATACAATTTCAACCATTTGAACACAAAAGCATGCTTATACAAGTCCCTTTTAAGCGTCCTTCactttcttctttttggagtCAATAAATTCTGGATTGAACTCagttattttattagtttttctGTTATTGGGTATTTGGCTTTGAAGATTTCAAGTCCAAAAGATGCCTCGTTTTCTCCTCAAgattttgacatatttttcATGTCTGTGTCTGCTGTGACAGTTTCTAGCATGTCAACGGTAGAAATGGAGGTTTTCTCCAATGCCCAACTCATCCTTTTAACCATTTTTATGTTTCTTGGTGGGGAAGTTTTTACTTCTTTGCTTGGACTTCAGTTAATGAAGTTCAAGAGAAGTCATCAAATTCAGAAAACAGAAAATAAAATTGACAGATTTAGCACAGAC GATCAGCAATTAGGAAATGATCAGAAGCCTGATTCCATACCCGAATCTGGAGTAACATCATTTCAGGGTCAGGAGTCTATAAATAGGGCCAGTGACCTTCTGGCTTTCAGCATTTTATGTTACCTCTTAGTGGTTCATCTTCTTGGCTCTGTATCAATATCCATCTACAACAGTACCATTCCTAGTGCTAACGAAGTGCTAAGGAAGAAAGGGCTTAATTTGATAACATTTTCGGTATTTACCACAGTTTCTACATTTGCCAATTGTGGATTTGTCCCAACAAATGAGAATATGAtggttttcaagaaaaattctGGCCTTCTCCTGATTATGTTTCCACAACTTCTCCTGGGGAACACATTATACCCTGCATGTCTTCGTTCCTTCATCTGGTTCTTgtcaaaaataacaaaaagatcAGAGTTCGCTTACTTGCTGAAGAATCCAAGAGCACTGGGATATGATCATTTGTTCTCTGATCTTCACTCTATTTTTCTTGCAATTACTGTTTTTGGATTCATATTGGCGCAGTTCGTACTCTTCTCCCTGCTGGAGTGGCATTCTGGTGCCACGGCTGGTCTTAGTGCCTACGAGAAGTTGATGGGCTCATTGTTTCAAGTTGTCAATTCCAGGCATgctggtgaatctgtttttgatCTGTCCTTAATCACTCCAGCCATCATTGTGTTATTTGTGCTCATGAT GTATCTACCTCCATATACTTCCTTCTTACCAATTAAGGATGGGAAATGTTTTCCGGCAACTGAAAAGAAAACTAgagccaaaagaaaaaacattcTAGATTACCTACTATTCTCGCAGCTGACTTATTTAGTGCTGTTTGTAATCCTCATATGCATCACTGAGAGAGAAAAATTGAATGAAGATCCTCTCAACTTCAACTTATTGAGCGTTGTAGTTGAAGTGATTAG TGGCTATGGGAATGTTGGCTTCTCAATGGGCTATAGTTGTGGAAGACAAGTTAAACCTGGCAACAATTGTAAAGATGCATCCTACGGATTTGCCGGAAAATGGAGCACCCAAGGAAAGTTCATTCTCATCATTGTCATGTTCTTCGGAAGGCTCAAGAAATTTAACACAAAAGGTGGTAAAGCTTGGAGACTTTCATAG